A single Tissierella sp. DNA region contains:
- a CDS encoding MerR family transcriptional regulator, producing the protein MLFIKDVCRITGLNSSAIRYYDGQGLLGEVERKNNNYRVFDEKDVEKLFFIKKARSLGFELEEIKKILMLKDNGIPPCSYVSHKIQEKVSFIKAEIVRLEKEKIKLERHLQGAKKVSGCKGSICHYIEGIEDEQEAGLRKAH; encoded by the coding sequence ATGTTGTTTATAAAAGATGTTTGTAGGATTACTGGACTTAATAGTTCAGCCATTAGATATTATGATGGTCAAGGTTTATTAGGCGAGGTGGAGAGAAAAAATAATAACTACAGGGTATTTGATGAAAAGGATGTAGAAAAGCTATTTTTCATAAAGAAGGCTAGAAGCTTAGGATTTGAATTAGAAGAGATAAAAAAGATATTGATGCTAAAAGATAATGGCATACCTCCTTGTAGCTATGTAAGTCACAAGATACAGGAGAAAGTATCCTTTATAAAGGCAGAGATAGTAAGGCTTGAAAAAGAAAAAATTAAATTAGAAAGACATTTACAAGGTGCAAAAAAGGTAAGTGGATGTAAAGGTAGTATATGTCATTATATTGAAGGAATTGAAGATGAACAAGAGGCAGGATTGAGAAAGGCCCATTAA